The Synechococcales cyanobacterium CNB genome segment CCCAGGCGTGCACGGGCGGGTTCACGTCACCGAACGCCCACTCGTAGGCGGGCAGCTGCCCGTTCGGGTGCATGTACCATTCGCGCGTCAGCAGCACGAGCTGCGACTTGGCGAACTCGGAATCCACCATCGCAAGCGGCACGCAGTGGAACGCCAGGTCCCACGCCGCGTACCACGGGTACTCCCACTTGTCGGGCATCGAGACGATGTCGGCGTTGTTCAGGTGCGTCCAGTCGGCGTTGCGGCCGTGCCGGCGAGAACCCGGAGGCACGGGCTGCGTCGCGTCGCCGTCCAGCCACCGAGGCACGTCGTAGAAATAGAACTGCTTGCTCCAGATCATGCCCGCGAGCGACTGACGATGGATGCGCCGTCGCTCGGCGTCCATGCCCGGCTGGAACACGGCGTAAAACTCGTCCGCCTCGGCACGCCGTGCCTCGACGATGTCGTCGAAGCCATCGAACGGAGCAAGCGCCACCGTGTCCGCCAGGCGCACGCGCACCACGATCGATCCGCCGGCGGGAACGATCGTCCGGTAATGGAACGCCGCCTTCGTGGCGCGTCCCTCCCTGCGCACCGCCTCACACACGCCATGCACGACGTAGTCGTTGACGCCATCCTTGAATACGCCGGCGGCGTCGATGCCCCAGAGCCGGCGCGGGTTCGTCTCGTTCTCGCACAGGAGCATTTCCGCCCCGGCCTGAGCGACGACATGCCACTCCCCCAGGTCGGGATGCCGCAGCAGCAGCGAGCCTTCGCCCGTCGGCTCGAGCCATGGACGATCCGAGCCGTGCGACCACGACCACGTGTTGCGGAACCAGACCTGCGGCAGGACACGGATCGGGGCGTCTTCAGGACCACGGTTGTGGACCGTGATCCGCATCAGAATGTCGCGCGGACCCGCCTTCGCGTACTCGACCTCCGCATCGAAGTATCTCCCCCCCTCGAACGCGTCTGTGTCGTGGATCTCGAGCTCCGGATCGTGCTGGCCACGGCGCCGGTTCTCCTCCACGAGCGCAGCGTACGGGAACTCGCGCTGAGGATACTTGTAGAGCGCTCGCATGTACGAGTGCGTCGGTGTCGCGTCGAGGTAGTAGTACAACTCCTTCACGTCCTCGCCGTGATTCCCCTCGCTGTTGGTCAGGCCGAAGAGACGCTCCTTGATGATCGGATCGTGCTCGTTCCAGAGCGCCAGCGCGAGACAGAGCCGCTGCTGGCCGTCGGAGAAGCCCGCGATGCCGTCCTCCCCCCAGCGGTAGGCACGGCTGCGGGCGTGATCGTGCGGGAATGAATCCCACGCCGTGCCGTGCGGACTGTAGTCCTCGCGGACCGTCCCCCACTGCCGCTCGCTCACATACGGCCCCCACTCACGCCACGGCTCACGCCCGGCGGACTGCGCCTCAACACGCAGCCGCTCCGCACCGCGGGTTGACGATCGAAACACGGTGCCCGCTCGGTAGGTCATGAGCATCCTCGTGCGTGCGAACCCGCGAACCGCCTCGACGACTCGCCAGGCCCTCACGCACCATGACGGGGATGAACAGGAATGGTTACGGCGACCGACGGCGGTCGTCCCAAGACCCGTCGCGGCGACCCGGTCGAGTCACGCCGAGCGAGTCGCCGATATGCACGACCGGATGGTCCGCGATGAGGGCGACGCGCACGGTCGACGAGAGCGACGCGGAATGCGGCGCACGCTGCGCGCAAAGTGGCCGCAGCGCGAACCCGCGCCGGTTCGCACCGATCCGTACGAATCATCGAAAACGCTTGTTGGGGCGGGCATTCCGCAAGACGATGCGGAATCGCGCGAAGCCTCGAAAACAAACCAATGACCCCACGGGGATTCGAACCCCGGTTTCCAGGATGAGAACCTGGCGTCCTGGACCAGGCTAGACGATGGGGCCAACAGGCTCAGGGCAGCATAGGCCAGAGCGGCATGGCGTCAAGGAAACGAGCCGAACCAGCGGGCGGGTGGGTTGAAGCGGAGCTGCTCTCGCGGCAAGGTCGGATCAGACGGTCGCCACCGCCGAGACGCTCGAGGTCGCACGACGCATCTGCGACAGCGCGAAGACCGCGGCCTCGGCGGCGGTGCGGCCGACGACAGCACCCGCCGGTTGGCCCGTGCCGTCATGCCACTCCGCACGATAGCAGTCGAACAACTGCACGTGCCGCACCTTCAGCGGGAAGCCCGCCGCGGCGAACTCCTGCTCGACCCTGGCCAAGGACGGGAACGGCCTTCCGTCGTCATGGCGTTCGCAGTCCCGCGTGTCGAGCGGGGACCACCCCGTCGCGTACAGCTCATCGATGGCGAAGTCGAGACCCATACCCGGACCTCCTTGGCTCGTCGAGGGCGGGCACTGCCCCGGTCGAACGGACACGCCCTGCCCTTGAGATCGGCTGACCGGCCGGGGGCGGACCAGCCCAAGTGTAGCGAAGGGGGGGAGGGGGCGTCCAGAAGCGGGCAAACAGCCCTTGGAGAGGACGCCGAGCAGCAAAGCAGGAGGTAAGACCCGGCACGGCTCCCTAGCCCATGATGACGAGGGCGAGGACGTCGTACAGGGCGTGGACCGCCACCACGATCCCGAACCCACGCAGGATATACAGACCCGCGAAGTACAACCCCGCCAGCAGGAAGAACGCCGACTCGACCGGCGTCGCCGCGTGGTGATAGAGCATGAACGCCACGGCCGAGACCGCCGCCGATCCGATCTTCGCCCAGTGGTCCGGCAGCCGGAGCAGGTCGGCGAGCACGAAATGGGCCGCGGCGATCAGGATCATTCGGAACAGAAGTTCCTCGTACAGCCCCGCGCCGATCGAGAGCGTGAGCCGGGCCTGCCACGAACGTTCCCGCAGTTCCGCCGCGGCGGTGGCGACCTCGGGCTGCAGAGCCGGCCCCGCGGTCATCAGCAACGCGAACAGGAACAGCGGCACGGTCCAGACACACGACTCCATCAGCATGAACACGAGATACGGCGCCCGGACACGCCAGCGCTCCCGCACCAGCGCGTGCCAGAGCAGCAGTACGACGACCAGCAATCCGGCCGGAAGGTGCAGGCCGACGATCCCGAACGACTCGAACACGCGCGCCAGGATGCCGCGGGCGGCGATCGTCTCGCCGGGCAGGTACACGATCGCACCGATCTCGTAGAGCAGGATTAGCGGGCAGAGAAAGACGAGAATATGCAGGGGGCTTGTCGAGGCCTCGCCGTAGGTGAGCGCGCCGGAGTGCCTGCGGCGAGATCGGCGCCGCGGCGCGGCGGCCGATGCGTTCTCGCTCCGGGTGGGCCGGCTCATGGCGTGAAGGTAGCGTGGAATGGGATCGAGCGTGCGAGGCTCATGCGCTCAGGGGGAGAGCGCGACACCGAAACAGCAACAACACCCGCAGAGCCGTGGGCCGAGCGAGAACGAGAGTTCGGACGTGGCGTGTGCGGTCAGGCGCCGCCGGTCTGCTTCGCCTTCAGACGAGCGCAGAGCCGGCTCTTGCGACGGGCCGCCTGGTTCTTGTGGATCACGCCCTTCTGGGCCGTCCGGTCGATCACCGAGGAGCACTCGCGGTAGGCCGCCGCCGCGTCTGTGGCGGTCCCCTGCGTCAGGGCGTCCTGAAACTTCTTGATCGCCGCCCGCATCGTCCGGAGTCGCCACCGGTTCAACGCACGGCGCTTGGCGTTCTGGCGGATGCGCTTGCGGGCGGAGTTTGAGTGCGCCATCGGGTTCCTCTGCTGGCTCTCGGGTCGCCGGGGCAGCCCCGGCGGGACTTCAATCGTGGCAGGCTGGGGGCGGAAATCAAGCCCCGGGGACGAGGGTAGGCTTGCCGGAGGGGCAGGGCTGGATTAGGCTTCTCCGCGCAGGCCGGCAGGCTCGCTCGGGCGGGCGTAGCTCAATTGGATAGAGCACCTGACTACGGATCAGGAGGTTAGGGGTTCGAGTCCCTTCGCCCGTGTGTCGCGACAGCCCCGCCGACAAGGCGGGGTTGTGCTTTTTGGACTCCATGCGGGTCGGGTTCGGGTCTTCCCTCCCCCGGTTGAGCGGGACGCGGCCGCCATGCCTGCATCTAGGCCGCACCGGGGTCGATATAGTTCTGACGATGCTCGCGAGATTCGCCATCCTGATGCTCGCAGCCGGCATGTTCCTGCAGCCGCTCCTCGCCGTCGTGCATGGGGCGAGCGAGTGCTGCGCTGTCGAGAGCAGCAAGCCCTCCACGCTCGCCGCCCTCGACGGCGGCCATGAGTGTCACTGCTGCGAGACTGCCGTCGCTGCCGACGAGGGCCGCCCGGCAGATCGTGAGCGGAACGATCAGAGATCGCACGGCTGCGACTGCCCGAAGTCATGCTGCTTCGGCGTCGTCAAGCTCCCTTTGGGCGTCTCTCCCGCGGGCGTTGCCCCCGCATGGCGGGATGTCGCGTCCCGCGTCGTCGATGACATGCCGGGTCCGGCAGGTGACGCCGCGATCTCGCGTCTCAAGCGACCTCCCAGAGCCTTCGCCACCGTCTGACACTGAAGGTGCGCGCCGATCGTGCGCGCACGGGCGAAGACAGGCTCTGGAGCAACACCCATGACGGCGGGAACTATCGGGGGCGATCGGCCCGGCGCGGACGTGCCGCGGCGATCCAAAGTGGCGGTGATCGTGCCGGCGGCTGTGGTCGTGCTGACGCTACTGGTCGTCGCATGGAGCGCGTGGCCCACGGTGCGGCCTGTCCGAACCGTGCAGGTCACGCAGGCAGTCTTCGAGCGCGCAGAGGAACCCCCCGGCACCCGCGTGACCGGTGACCGCCATGCCGGCGCGGGGCGCGTGGGCACGGCCGTGCAGGCTCCGGGCTGGCTCGAAGCAGAGCCGTACTACGTCGCCGCCGCCGCGCTCGCGGACGGCGTCGTCGAACACGTCGACGCCCTCGAAGGCGACCGCGTGGCAGCCGGGCAGGTCATCGCGCGGCTGGTCTCGGTCGATGCAGAACTGAAACTCAGCAGCGCAGAGGCGGAGTTGTCCGTCGCGCAGGCCGAACTCGCCCTGGCCGAGGCCGAACTGCGGGCGGCCGAGACGGACTGGAACGAGCCGGTCGAGCGCGAGCGTGCGGTCGAGGCCGGGCGCGCCGCCGTTGCCGAGAGCGAGGCCGAGGTCGCGCAGTTGCCCTCGATGATCGCCGCGGCCCGCGCGACCCTGGTGCAGTACGAGGAGGAACTCGCTCGCGCGGAGCGCTCGCGGGCCGGGCAGGCAGCGACCGAACTCGAGGTGATCGTGGCACGCCAGCGCGTCGAGGCCCAGCGGGCGACGGTCGAGTCGCTCGAGGCCCTGCGGCCGCTGCTCGCCGCACGGAGCCAGCGTCTGAGGGCAGAACTCCGTGCCGCGGAGCGAAATCTCGCGCTGCGCATCGAGGAACGCCGACGGCTGGACTCGGCCATCGCGTCCGTGAACAAGGCACGCGGCGCGGTCGAGCGCGCCCGGGCCGCCCGCGACGAGGCCGCGCTCGAACTCGACCGCATGGTCATCCGCGCTCCGATCGACGGCTACGTGCAACGCCGGCTCAAGGCGCCCGGCGACAAGGTCGTCCGCATGATGGACGACACGCACTCAGGCCACGTCGCGCTGCTCTACGACCCCGAGCGGATGCAGGTGCGCGTTGACGTGCCGCTGGCCGACGCCTCGCACCTGTTCGTGGGCCAGCGATGCGAGGTCGTCGTCGAGGTGCTCCCCGACCGCGTCTTCGAGGGCGAGGTGCTCCGCATCACGCACGAGGCCGATCTGCAGAAGAACACCCTCCAGGCAAAGGTGCGCGTGATCGATCCATCGCCCCTGCTCCGACCCGAAATGCTCACGCGCGTTCGCTTCCTGCCCCGCGGAGAAGCGGCTCAGCATGGATCCGCAGCCCCAGCGAGCGGACCGGGGCGTGTGCGCGTCCCCAGCGACACCCTCCACGCCCACCAAGGCGGGGTGCAGGTCTGGACAGTCACGAACCGGCGCGGCGACCGCGGCGTCGTGCGCCCGGTGCACGTCCAGCCCGAAGCCGAATCGGCAGGCTGGGCAGTCGTCAGCGGCCCGGTCCAGCCGGGCGCGTTGCTGGTGCTTGATGCAGACGGACTCCGCGAAGGGCAACGGGTGCGATTCGCCTCGCGCGGCGGGGAGGGAACACGATGACCATGATCCAATGCAGAGCCTTGACCCGTGAGTATCGCAAGGGCGACAACGTCATCCGACCCCTCGACGGCCTGGACCTCGACGTTGACACCGGAGAGTTCCTCGCCCTCATGGGACCCAGCGGCAGCGGAAAGACGACCCTCCTCAACCTCATCGCGGGCATCGACAGCCCCACCCGAGGCACGCTCCGCATCGGCGGCACCGACCTCGCCAGCCTCGGCCGCGGCGCGCTCGCCGCCTGGCGATCCAAGAACATCGGCTACGTCTTCCAGCTCTACAACCTCGTCCCTGTCCTCACCGCCTACGAGAACGTCGAACTCCCGCTGCTGCTGCACCCGCTGAACCGACGCGAGCGGCACGAGCGCATCATGGACGCCCTCGAGCGCGTGGGCGTCGCCGACCGCCTCGACCACTACCCGCGACAACTCTCAGGCGGGCAGGAGCAGCGCGTCGCAATCGCGCGCGCGATCGTCACGAATCCGGGCATCATCGTCGCCGATGAGCCGACCGGCGACCTCGACAAGACCGCCGCCGCCGCCGTCATGGCCCTGCTCGGCGAACTCAACCTCGAACTCGGCAAGACCATCATCATGGTGACCCACGACCCGAAGACGGCCGAGCACGCCACGCGCACCCTGCATCTCGAAAAGGGCAGGCTCGTCGAGAGCGGCGTGGTAACCGCCGGAGGAGAACGGCCATGAGCATCCTCAACTGCGCGCCCTACGTGCTCAAGCAGGTGGCACGCCACCGCGTCCGCTCCGCGCTCACCATTGCAGGCATCGCCATCGCCATGTTCCTGTTTACCGCCGTGCAGGCCATGGACCGTGGCGTGACCGCCGCCACAAGATCTGCCGCGGGCGACACCACCCTCGTCGTCTACCGCGAGGACCGCTACTGCCCCGCCACCAGCGAACTGCCGCAGGACTACCTCTCCCGCATCGAGCGCATCGACGGCGTCGTCTCCGTGATCCCGATGAAGATCGTCGTCTCCAACTGCCGAACCAGCCTCGACGTCGTGACCTACCGCGGCGTGCCGAAGGAGCAGTTCCTCGCCGACCGCGCCGACAGACTCACGATCGTCTCCGGCTCGGCCCAGGACTGGCTCCGCCGCACCGATGCCGCGCTCGTCGGCGAAACGCTCGCGAGCCGGCGCGGCCTGCGCCCCGGCGTCACCTTCGACGCCGCCGGCATCACCGCCTACGTCGCCGGCGTCATCCGCTCCGACGACCCCCAGGACTGGAACGTCGCCTACACCTCGCTCGAGTTCGTGCAACTCGCCCAACGCAACCGCCTCGGCGTCGTCACCCAGTTCAACGTCAAAGTCGCCGACCCCTCCATCCTCGACCGAGTCGCCAAGGACATCGACGCGACCTTCCGCCACGCCCAGGAGCCGACCTCGACCTTCACCGAAAAGGCGTTCATCGGGCGCATCGCCGACGACGTCATCGAGATCGTCGGCTTCGCACGCTGGCTCGGACTCGGCTGCCTCGTCGCCGTCCTCGCCCTCGTCGGCAACTCGATCGTCCTCGGGGTCCAGAGCCGCGTCTCCGAGCACGCCGTTCTCCAGACGCTCGGCTTTCCCGGCCGGCTCGTCGCCGCGCTCATCGTCGCTGAGGGCGTGATCCTCGCCCTCGTCGGCGGACTCGTCGGCGCGGGCGCGGCCGTCGCGGTCGCGGGATTCAAGAGCTTCGCTCTCTCCGTTGAGGGCGCGACCATACCCATCGTCGCCGACACCGCCCTCCTCCTCACCGGCATGGTCGTCTGCGGCGCAATCGGCGTCGTAGCAGGCCTCGTCCCCGCGTGGCAGGCGTCCAACCGCGAGATCGCCGAATGCTTCAGGGCCGCCTGAGAACAACCCCCATGCGACAACTCCCATTCCATTACGCCTTCCGCAACCTCGGCCGAAGCCGACTGCGCCTCGCCGCTACGCTCATCGGCTCCACCCTCGTCGTCCTGCTCGCTCTCGCCTCGGGCGGGTTCGTACGCGGCATGACCGCCACGCTCACCCAGCGCGCGGGCCTCCACGAAAACGTCATGATCGTCGGCATCGGCAGCGAGGAAGGCGTCGAACGCTCCCAGATCGACGCGGGCATCGAGGGCATCGCCGCCGCCAGCATCACCGGCCTCAAGCAGAGCGCGGGCGTCGTCTACGCCTCGCCCGAGATCCATGCCGCCCTTCCCGTGCGAGAGAGCGCGACCAGCGACCGCGACCTCCCCGCCGTGATGCGCGGCGTGCGACCGGTCGCGCTGCTCGTCCACCCGGAAGTCGAGATCGTCGAGGGCCGCGCCCCGCGCAGCGGACGCGATGAACTCATGGTCGGCGCCCTCGCCGCCACGCGCCTCGGCCTGCCCGATTCCCGCCTCGCCATCGGCCAGACGCTCCACTTCAGCAACCGCGAGTGGACCATCGTCGGCCGCTTCACAGCGCCAAACACCGTCATGGACGCCGAAATCTGGCTCCCCTTGATCGACCTGCAGGTCGCGATCAACCGGCCCGCATCGCTCTCCTGCGTGATCGTCACGCTCGACTCCGCCCGCTTCGCCGACGTGGACCTCTTCGTCAAAGGGCGCCTCGACCTCGAAATCACGGCCATCCCGGAACGCGACTACTACGCTTCCATCGCCGCTTTCTACGCTCCGATCCGCGCCATGGTGCTCGTCACCGCCGCGCTCATCGCCTCGGGCGGCATCCTCGGCGGTCTCAACACCATGTACGCCGCGTTCGCAGCCCGCGTCCGGGAGGTCGGCATGCTCCAGGCACTCGGCTTCACACGCACCGCCATTGTCCTCAGCCTCACCGAGGAATCGACCTTTGCCGGCGCGTGCGGCGCGCTCGCCGGTGCTGCCCTCGGCCTGCTCCTGCTCGACGGCCTCGCCGTCCGCTTCTCCATGGGCGCGTTCATGCTCACCCTCGACGCACCCGTCGTCCTTGTCGGCGTCCTCGCCGGGCTGGGCGTCGGACTCGTCGGCGCCATCCCGCCCGCCGTTCGTTGTCTCCGTCTCTCCATCCCCGAGGCCCTCAAGGCCCACTGATCCGGCGTCCGATCGCCGAGGAGTCTCCCATGCGTCAGCTCACCGCTCTCACACTCGTTTCGATCATCGCCGGTTCGCTCGCCGCCTGCGGCGAGTCCTCCACGACCTCGACCGGCACGCAGGCGCCCAGCACGCCGCCTGCGTGGCTCCTCGCCTCGGAACCCGCCGATGCGATCTCCGTCGCGGATGCCAAGCAGAAGTCGGCCGAGGGCGAGGCCGTCGTCGTGCGCGGCAGGATCGGCGGCCGAAAGGCCCCGATCTCCGCCGACAGCCCCGTCTTCATCATCGTCGATCTCTCGCTCCCTCACTGCGGCGAAGACCCCGACGACAAGTGCCCCACTCCCTGGGACTACTGCTGCGAGCCGAAGAGCGACCTCGCCGCGCGGAGCGCGACCGTCCAGATCGTCGATGCCGATGGCAATGCGGTTGCCCCCATCGGCCCCTCGCTCAAGCCCCTCGACGAGGTCATCGTCGTCGGCTCCGTCGGCGCGCGGCCGAACGAGAGCGTCCTCACCATCCGCGCCACCGGCGTCTACCGCGTCGGCGGCTGAAGCGGCGAACGAACACGCACCCGTCAGTCCGACGACGGGTCCGGGGTCTCCAGCACACGGCGCGTCTGCGCCTCGCGATACCCCGCCAGCGCGTCCCGGTACTCCGGTCGCTTCGTGCCCAGGATCGCGGCCGCGAGCAGTGCGGCGTTGATCGCCCCGGCCTTCCCGATCGTCAGCGTGCCCACCGGAACGCCCGCCGGCATCTGCACGATCGACAGCAGCGAATCGACGCCCTTGAGCGCCTTGGACTCCACCGGCACCCCCAGCACTGGCAGCGTCGTCTTCGCGGCGCACATGCCCGGCAGGT includes the following:
- a CDS encoding glucosidase, with protein sequence MTYRAGTVFRSSTRGAERLRVEAQSAGREPWREWGPYVSERQWGTVREDYSPHGTAWDSFPHDHARSRAYRWGEDGIAGFSDGQQRLCLALALWNEHDPIIKERLFGLTNSEGNHGEDVKELYYYLDATPTHSYMRALYKYPQREFPYAALVEENRRRGQHDPELEIHDTDAFEGGRYFDAEVEYAKAGPRDILMRITVHNRGPEDAPIRVLPQVWFRNTWSWSHGSDRPWLEPTGEGSLLLRHPDLGEWHVVAQAGAEMLLCENETNPRRLWGIDAAGVFKDGVNDYVVHGVCEAVRREGRATKAAFHYRTIVPAGGSIVVRVRLADTVALAPFDGFDDIVEARRAEADEFYAVFQPGMDAERRRIHRQSLAGMIWSKQFYFYDVPRWLDGDATQPVPPGSRRHGRNADWTHLNNADIVSMPDKWEYPWYAAWDLAFHCVPLAMVDSEFAKSQLVLLTREWYMHPNGQLPAYEWAFGDVNPPVHAWAAWRVFEIDRAQRGDAGDLAFLERVFHKLLLNFTWWVNRKDAEGRNVFQGGFLGLDNIGVFDRSAPLPTGGHIDQADGTSWMAAYSLKMMRIALELARHNHVYEDVATKFFEHFLHIAAAMNNLGGAETGLWDEQDQFFYDVLHLPDGSTLPMRLRTMVGLIPLFAVEVIDGSLLRELPEFAARLEWYLNYRPDLASLVSRWQEPGEGDCRLLSLLRAHRMKCVLRRLLDENEFFSPFGVRALSRAHLDEPFVFRVSGQEHVVRYTPGESESGLFGGNSNWRGPVWFPVNYLIVESLREFHRFYGDTFLVACPTARGREISLGRAADEIAERLVRIFLPDESGRRPVFGHAPLLRDDPHFRDNLLFYEYFHGDSGRGVGASHQTGWTGLVAALLADPTHPIASAQRVARDARRAVSV
- a CDS encoding CPBP family intramembrane metalloprotease; amino-acid sequence: MSRPTRSENASAAAPRRRSRRRHSGALTYGEASTSPLHILVFLCPLILLYEIGAIVYLPGETIAARGILARVFESFGIVGLHLPAGLLVVVLLLWHALVRERWRVRAPYLVFMLMESCVWTVPLFLFALLMTAGPALQPEVATAAAELRERSWQARLTLSIGAGLYEELLFRMILIAAAHFVLADLLRLPDHWAKIGSAAVSAVAFMLYHHAATPVESAFFLLAGLYFAGLYILRGFGIVVAVHALYDVLALVIMG
- a CDS encoding 30S ribosomal protein S20 — its product is MAHSNSARKRIRQNAKRRALNRWRLRTMRAAIKKFQDALTQGTATDAAAAYRECSSVIDRTAQKGVIHKNQAARRKSRLCARLKAKQTGGA
- a CDS encoding HlyD family efflux transporter periplasmic adaptor subunit, producing the protein MTAGTIGGDRPGADVPRRSKVAVIVPAAVVVLTLLVVAWSAWPTVRPVRTVQVTQAVFERAEEPPGTRVTGDRHAGAGRVGTAVQAPGWLEAEPYYVAAAALADGVVEHVDALEGDRVAAGQVIARLVSVDAELKLSSAEAELSVAQAELALAEAELRAAETDWNEPVERERAVEAGRAAVAESEAEVAQLPSMIAAARATLVQYEEELARAERSRAGQAATELEVIVARQRVEAQRATVESLEALRPLLAARSQRLRAELRAAERNLALRIEERRRLDSAIASVNKARGAVERARAARDEAALELDRMVIRAPIDGYVQRRLKAPGDKVVRMMDDTHSGHVALLYDPERMQVRVDVPLADASHLFVGQRCEVVVEVLPDRVFEGEVLRITHEADLQKNTLQAKVRVIDPSPLLRPEMLTRVRFLPRGEAAQHGSAAPASGPGRVRVPSDTLHAHQGGVQVWTVTNRRGDRGVVRPVHVQPEAESAGWAVVSGPVQPGALLVLDADGLREGQRVRFASRGGEGTR
- a CDS encoding ABC transporter ATP-binding protein, with translation MTMIQCRALTREYRKGDNVIRPLDGLDLDVDTGEFLALMGPSGSGKTTLLNLIAGIDSPTRGTLRIGGTDLASLGRGALAAWRSKNIGYVFQLYNLVPVLTAYENVELPLLLHPLNRRERHERIMDALERVGVADRLDHYPRQLSGGQEQRVAIARAIVTNPGIIVADEPTGDLDKTAAAAVMALLGELNLELGKTIIMVTHDPKTAEHATRTLHLEKGRLVESGVVTAGGERP
- a CDS encoding FtsX-like permease family protein, encoding MSILNCAPYVLKQVARHRVRSALTIAGIAIAMFLFTAVQAMDRGVTAATRSAAGDTTLVVYREDRYCPATSELPQDYLSRIERIDGVVSVIPMKIVVSNCRTSLDVVTYRGVPKEQFLADRADRLTIVSGSAQDWLRRTDAALVGETLASRRGLRPGVTFDAAGITAYVAGVIRSDDPQDWNVAYTSLEFVQLAQRNRLGVVTQFNVKVADPSILDRVAKDIDATFRHAQEPTSTFTEKAFIGRIADDVIEIVGFARWLGLGCLVAVLALVGNSIVLGVQSRVSEHAVLQTLGFPGRLVAALIVAEGVILALVGGLVGAGAAVAVAGFKSFALSVEGATIPIVADTALLLTGMVVCGAIGVVAGLVPAWQASNREIAECFRAA
- a CDS encoding FtsX-like permease family protein, which codes for MLQGRLRTTPMRQLPFHYAFRNLGRSRLRLAATLIGSTLVVLLALASGGFVRGMTATLTQRAGLHENVMIVGIGSEEGVERSQIDAGIEGIAAASITGLKQSAGVVYASPEIHAALPVRESATSDRDLPAVMRGVRPVALLVHPEVEIVEGRAPRSGRDELMVGALAATRLGLPDSRLAIGQTLHFSNREWTIVGRFTAPNTVMDAEIWLPLIDLQVAINRPASLSCVIVTLDSARFADVDLFVKGRLDLEITAIPERDYYASIAAFYAPIRAMVLVTAALIASGGILGGLNTMYAAFAARVREVGMLQALGFTRTAIVLSLTEESTFAGACGALAGAALGLLLLDGLAVRFSMGAFMLTLDAPVVLVGVLAGLGVGLVGAIPPAVRCLRLSIPEALKAH
- the purE gene encoding 5-(carboxyamino)imidazole ribonucleotide mutase, which codes for MNALVGIIMGSKSDWETMRHAAETLSELGIPHESRVVSAHRTPDLLFEYASSAEGRGLEVIIAGAGGAAHLPGMCAAKTTLPVLGVPVESKALKGVDSLLSIVQMPAGVPVGTLTIGKAGAINAALLAAAILGTKRPEYRDALAGYREAQTRRVLETPDPSSD